In a genomic window of Spirosoma agri:
- a CDS encoding DUF885 family protein — translation MLLAGSLCVDAQPNLRNGINPQSSDVHHLLTQYYADLGSLSRFYTVTGSPERRVRLQKFHTDYLKQVEQLNFDRMNTDSRVDYLLFRRDLQQQLDKLAVEATEREQINAWFPFADTLYAVEKLRRRGHVLNAKQLAQSLTTIGTQIRQSQQQLDKSKTLDVALLRRAESTAEGLQKALTSIYSFYNHYDADFTWWVPEPYKKTDSLLTAYTAFFRRKGYEATPLKEDGSGIRGIAVGRTELLRQLKVELIPYSPEELIEMANQEFAWCDRELLKAAREMGFGDNWKAAQEKVKNSYVPIGRQPEMILRLMTESVAFLKAKDLITIPPLAEETWRMTMMSPERQLVNPFFLGGEQIMISYPTDGMKHPDKLMSMRGNNPHFSRATVHHELIAGHHLQGFMNNRYKTYRHFDTPFWIEGWALYWEMLLWEQGFAQSPEDRIGMLFWRMHRCARIIFSLNYHLGNWGPQQCIDFLVDRVGHERANAEGEVRRSFIGGYPPLYQLAYMTGGFQFLALKKELVDSGKMTHKQFHDAVLQLNSMPVEMVRAILTNQQLPKDFTTKWRFYALKP, via the coding sequence ATGTTGCTGGCTGGCAGTCTGTGCGTTGACGCTCAGCCGAATCTACGTAACGGCATAAACCCCCAGAGTAGCGATGTCCATCATCTCCTGACCCAATATTACGCCGATTTAGGGAGTCTGAGCCGTTTTTATACCGTAACCGGATCGCCCGAACGACGAGTGCGGTTGCAAAAATTCCATACTGACTATCTGAAGCAGGTCGAACAACTGAATTTCGACCGGATGAACACCGACAGCCGGGTCGATTACCTGCTGTTTCGGCGGGACTTACAGCAGCAACTCGATAAGCTCGCGGTCGAAGCTACGGAACGGGAGCAGATCAACGCCTGGTTCCCCTTTGCGGATACCCTCTATGCCGTCGAGAAATTACGTCGCCGGGGTCATGTGCTCAACGCGAAGCAACTGGCTCAGAGTCTGACGACTATCGGTACGCAGATCAGACAGAGTCAGCAGCAACTCGACAAAAGTAAAACGCTGGATGTCGCATTGCTGCGCCGGGCCGAATCAACGGCCGAAGGGTTACAAAAAGCGTTGACCAGTATTTATTCCTTTTACAATCACTACGACGCCGATTTCACCTGGTGGGTGCCGGAGCCTTACAAAAAAACGGATAGCCTGCTAACGGCTTATACGGCCTTCTTTCGTCGGAAAGGTTACGAAGCGACACCCCTCAAAGAGGATGGCAGCGGCATTCGGGGCATTGCCGTTGGCCGGACCGAATTGCTGCGTCAACTAAAGGTCGAACTGATTCCCTATTCGCCGGAGGAGTTGATCGAGATGGCCAATCAGGAATTTGCCTGGTGCGACCGCGAACTGTTGAAAGCCGCGCGCGAGATGGGGTTTGGCGATAACTGGAAGGCCGCTCAGGAAAAAGTGAAAAACAGCTACGTGCCCATTGGCAGACAGCCCGAGATGATTCTGCGCTTGATGACCGAATCGGTGGCATTTCTGAAAGCGAAGGACTTGATAACGATCCCACCACTGGCCGAAGAAACCTGGCGAATGACCATGATGTCGCCCGAGCGGCAGCTGGTCAATCCGTTCTTTCTGGGGGGCGAACAGATCATGATTTCGTACCCAACGGACGGCATGAAACACCCGGACAAACTGATGAGCATGCGGGGGAACAATCCTCATTTTTCGCGCGCCACGGTGCACCATGAGCTGATCGCGGGTCACCATTTGCAGGGGTTCATGAACAACCGTTACAAAACGTATCGTCATTTTGATACCCCGTTCTGGATAGAAGGCTGGGCCCTGTACTGGGAGATGCTGCTCTGGGAACAGGGCTTTGCGCAGTCGCCGGAAGACCGGATCGGGATGTTGTTCTGGCGGATGCACCGGTGCGCCCGGATCATCTTTTCGCTCAATTACCACCTGGGCAACTGGGGGCCGCAGCAGTGCATCGACTTTCTGGTGGATCGAGTCGGTCACGAGCGGGCCAATGCGGAAGGCGAAGTCCGCCGGTCGTTCATCGGTGGTTACCCGCCCCTGTATCAACTGGCCTACATGACGGGTGGCTTTCAATTTCTGGCCCTCAAGAAAGAACTGGTCGACAGCGGAAAAATGACGCACAAGCAGTTTCACGATGCCGTCCTGCAACTCAACTCGATGCCCGTTGAAATGGTCCGGGCCATCCTTACCAATCAGCAGTTACCAAAGGATTTTACAACCAAGTGGCGATTTTACGCCTTGAAACCGTAA
- a CDS encoding HlyD family secretion protein yields MLNISNQSIDEQMFVDYPLKTLHELPHPRSSRRLGRWMLFFLFLTIVVLLLPWRQNISGSGTVTSLTPEDRPQSLQNAIAGRIERWAVREGQYVRKGDTLLVISEVKDEYFDPNLPERLNEQLAAKQGTRLATEAKITALDGQIKALGTGVTVDLASARNRVRQNQLQVGIDSADLVAIRRNYQIAVDRLERYEKGYRDGLFSLTDLETRRISLQQDYAKVIVQENKLNVTRQELANARLDLQIIQAKYQQEIAKTMSDRSSAVSSKASANNDIAVMRNKISNVDVRRGLYIIRAPQNGYVVRTLKAGIGENIKEGESIATLQPASPTLAVELYVRAMDVPLIQRGRMVRIQFDGWPAIQFSGWPAVAVGTFGGRVAVIDVVSSPNGMYRLLVRPDTRPGDQPWPKQLRLGSGVIGWVMLDDVPIWYELWRQLNGFPPSLRNEPTTTEKV; encoded by the coding sequence ATGCTTAATATCTCTAATCAGTCGATTGATGAGCAGATGTTCGTCGACTATCCGCTCAAAACATTACACGAACTCCCGCACCCCCGAAGTAGCCGACGGCTGGGCCGCTGGATGCTCTTTTTTCTTTTCTTAACGATTGTCGTTTTACTGCTCCCCTGGCGTCAGAACATCAGTGGGAGCGGCACCGTCACGTCGCTGACGCCAGAAGATCGGCCGCAGTCGCTTCAGAATGCCATTGCTGGACGGATCGAGCGGTGGGCAGTTCGTGAAGGGCAGTACGTACGAAAAGGCGATACGTTACTGGTCATTTCTGAGGTCAAAGATGAATATTTTGATCCCAACCTACCGGAGCGACTCAACGAGCAGCTAGCCGCCAAACAGGGTACCCGGCTGGCAACGGAAGCCAAGATTACGGCCCTTGACGGGCAGATCAAAGCCCTGGGTACGGGCGTAACGGTCGATCTGGCGTCGGCCCGAAACCGCGTTCGTCAAAATCAGTTGCAGGTAGGCATCGATAGTGCCGATCTGGTCGCTATCCGCCGAAACTATCAGATTGCCGTCGACCGGCTGGAACGGTACGAAAAAGGGTATCGGGACGGGTTGTTTTCGCTCACCGATCTGGAAACCCGGCGCATTAGTCTCCAGCAGGATTACGCCAAGGTCATTGTGCAGGAAAACAAACTGAACGTGACGCGTCAGGAACTGGCCAACGCCCGGCTCGACTTGCAGATCATCCAGGCTAAATACCAGCAGGAAATCGCCAAAACGATGTCTGACCGCAGCTCGGCAGTTTCAAGCAAAGCCAGCGCCAACAATGACATTGCTGTGATGCGCAATAAGATCAGTAATGTAGACGTACGGCGGGGATTGTACATCATTCGTGCCCCGCAGAACGGCTACGTGGTGCGAACGCTCAAAGCGGGTATTGGCGAAAACATTAAAGAAGGGGAGTCCATCGCCACTCTACAGCCTGCCAGTCCAACGCTGGCCGTTGAGCTGTACGTGCGGGCAATGGATGTACCACTGATCCAGCGCGGGCGCATGGTACGCATCCAGTTCGATGGGTGGCCTGCCATTCAGTTTTCGGGCTGGCCAGCCGTTGCGGTCGGTACGTTTGGCGGTCGTGTCGCGGTGATCGACGTTGTCAGCAGCCCCAACGGGATGTACCGTCTGTTGGTCAGACCTGACACTCGTCCGGGCGATCAGCCGTGGCCAAAGCAGCTTCGTCTTGGTTCGGGTGTTATTGGCTGGGTTATGCTCGATGATGTGCCCATTTGGTATGAACTATGGCGGCAGCTCAATGGATTTCCGCCGAGCCTGCGCAACGAACCTACCACGACCGAAAAAGTATGA
- a CDS encoding sulfatase family protein → MKNPLLYTISLLLLVGSLAAFRPQTSFTEGPDQTTGKPNATKPKNIIYILADDHRYDFMGFTGKVAGLKTPNLDRLAKEGAHVRNAFVSTALCSPSRASILTGQYAHTHKVVDNFAPLTPGLKFFPQYLQKAGYKTAFMGKWHMGNTDDAPQPGFDYWLSFKGQGIYYNPTFNINGKQVAHRDSSYISDLLTDYAVNWLNSLDKNKPFCLYLSHKAVHSEFQPAKRHRGMYKNMPINYPETMYLTASDTSKIWGPKPSASPESNALKVNMADMPNWVKQQRYSWHGVDYLYHGAIDFNDFYRQYCETLMGVDDSVGRVLKWLEENGQLENTMVVYMGDNGFSFGERGLIDKRHMYEESMRVPLLVRCPAVVKPGTKLDQVIQNIDLAPTFLAYAGLPKPTQMQGNSFLSLLKGESIPWRDRAFYEYYWEADFPQTPTMFGVRNDRYKYIFNHGVWDANELYDLKADPQEVNNLIRSPAHQEIAKDLKGQVFDWLESTGGLQIPLHPIKQKRFDHRYKDNY, encoded by the coding sequence ATGAAAAACCCACTCTTGTACACCATCAGCCTTCTCCTACTTGTCGGTTCGCTGGCTGCGTTTCGTCCGCAGACCTCGTTTACGGAGGGACCAGACCAAACAACGGGGAAACCGAACGCAACGAAACCCAAGAACATCATTTATATTCTGGCCGATGATCATCGCTACGATTTTATGGGCTTCACGGGTAAGGTCGCCGGTCTAAAGACACCCAATCTGGACAGGCTGGCGAAGGAAGGAGCCCATGTACGCAATGCCTTTGTCAGTACGGCTCTCTGTTCGCCCAGCCGCGCCAGTATCCTGACCGGACAGTACGCGCACACGCACAAGGTGGTCGACAATTTCGCGCCCCTGACACCGGGCCTGAAATTCTTTCCCCAGTACCTGCAAAAGGCGGGTTACAAGACTGCGTTCATGGGAAAATGGCATATGGGCAACACGGACGACGCCCCCCAGCCCGGCTTCGATTACTGGCTCAGTTTCAAAGGGCAGGGTATTTATTATAACCCGACGTTCAACATCAACGGCAAACAGGTCGCCCACCGCGATAGCAGCTACATCTCTGATCTGCTGACCGACTATGCGGTCAACTGGCTCAACTCGCTCGACAAAAACAAACCGTTTTGTCTGTACTTGTCACACAAGGCCGTCCACTCCGAATTTCAGCCCGCCAAACGACATCGGGGGATGTATAAAAACATGCCGATCAATTACCCGGAAACGATGTACCTGACGGCCAGCGACACCAGTAAAATCTGGGGGCCGAAACCCTCAGCAAGTCCTGAATCGAACGCGCTGAAAGTCAACATGGCTGATATGCCCAACTGGGTCAAACAACAGCGGTATAGCTGGCATGGCGTTGATTATCTGTATCATGGCGCGATCGACTTCAATGATTTTTACCGGCAGTACTGCGAAACGCTGATGGGCGTCGACGACAGCGTTGGGCGGGTGCTGAAATGGCTTGAAGAAAATGGTCAGCTGGAGAACACGATGGTCGTTTACATGGGTGACAACGGATTTAGCTTCGGCGAACGGGGGCTCATCGACAAACGGCACATGTACGAAGAGTCGATGCGGGTTCCGTTGCTGGTCCGTTGCCCGGCGGTGGTCAAGCCCGGCACGAAGCTGGATCAGGTCATTCAGAATATAGACCTTGCTCCCACCTTTCTGGCCTACGCGGGTCTTCCCAAACCAACTCAGATGCAGGGCAATTCGTTTTTGTCCCTGCTCAAAGGCGAATCGATCCCCTGGCGCGATCGGGCTTTTTACGAGTACTATTGGGAGGCTGATTTTCCGCAAACGCCTACCATGTTCGGCGTCAGGAACGACCGCTACAAATACATTTTCAACCACGGCGTCTGGGATGCCAACGAGTTGTATGATCTAAAAGCCGATCCGCAGGAAGTGAATAACCTGATTCGTAGCCCGGCGCATCAGGAAATTGCCAAGGACCTGAAAGGACAGGTATTCGACTGGCTCGAATCGACGGGGGGGTTACAGATTCCGCTTCACCCGATCAAACAAAAACGGTTCGATCATCGCTACAAGGATAACTATTAA
- a CDS encoding GrpB family protein, which yields MAYETERDLLLTVFEGVALAIQHIGSTAVEGLSAKPIIDIAINIQTLPIDDDILNQLARCGYKERVNRLGPEQAVYVKGTEEMETHILHIIPVGNPDWHNKIRFRDHLRNHPASRTLYEQIKQELSRQYITDRGSYTKGKEPFIRQVLSINPG from the coding sequence CTGGCTTATGAAACGGAGCGTGATTTATTGCTAACCGTGTTCGAGGGTGTTGCGCTGGCTATTCAACATATTGGTAGTACGGCGGTGGAGGGCTTGTCGGCTAAGCCAATTATCGACATTGCCATCAACATACAAACGTTACCCATTGACGACGATATTCTTAATCAACTGGCGCGATGCGGCTACAAAGAGCGTGTTAACCGACTCGGCCCCGAACAGGCGGTCTACGTAAAAGGTACAGAGGAAATGGAAACTCATATTTTACATATCATTCCCGTTGGCAACCCGGATTGGCATAACAAAATACGGTTTAGGGACCATTTAAGAAATCATCCAGCCAGTCGGACACTATATGAACAGATAAAACAGGAACTTAGCCGCCAATACATAACTGATCGTGGAAGCTATACGAAAGGCAAAGAGCCATTCATTCGCCAGGTCCTGTCTATTAATCCGGGTTAA
- a CDS encoding ABC transporter transmembrane domain-containing protein has product MTVSKLQQPPPSPLQRLLRLLGTERKDIVYILLFAIITGLIGLTLPLGIQAVFNLVSSGMIFSSVYVMIGLVIIGVLVGGLLTIVQFTLVEIIQQRIFAKAAFEFTYRLPRIKPEAMEGYYPPELMNRFFDVVTLQKGMSKVLIDLPSAAVQILFGIILLSFYHPIFIAFGLVTLLVIYVVVRLFGPEGTRTSIKESSDKYKVVDWLESYSLHLAEHKDGEDTANPIAQIDSRLASYVSHRNDHFRVLKRFYYSSVAFRALVTGGLLILGTSLVVSRQLSLGQFVASELVIVLVTGAVDKLTSSIDTIFDMLAGVEKIAAVTDLPIETDTTTHA; this is encoded by the coding sequence ATGACGGTGAGTAAGCTTCAGCAGCCACCCCCATCGCCCCTTCAGCGACTATTACGGCTACTAGGAACTGAACGAAAAGATATAGTCTACATTCTTCTGTTCGCCATTATCACGGGCTTGATCGGCCTTACCCTGCCACTAGGCATTCAGGCAGTCTTCAATCTGGTTTCAAGTGGTATGATTTTTAGTTCGGTCTATGTCATGATCGGACTGGTCATTATCGGCGTTCTGGTTGGCGGCCTGCTGACGATCGTCCAGTTTACGCTGGTTGAGATCATTCAGCAGCGCATCTTTGCCAAGGCCGCGTTTGAATTCACGTACCGCCTGCCCCGCATCAAACCGGAGGCCATGGAAGGGTATTACCCCCCCGAACTGATGAACCGGTTCTTTGACGTGGTGACCCTGCAAAAAGGCATGTCGAAGGTGCTGATCGATCTGCCATCGGCTGCGGTTCAGATTCTGTTCGGTATCATTCTGCTCTCGTTCTACCACCCAATTTTCATCGCGTTCGGTCTGGTTACACTCCTGGTCATTTACGTCGTTGTCCGGTTGTTTGGCCCGGAGGGAACACGGACCAGCATCAAGGAATCAAGCGATAAGTACAAGGTCGTCGATTGGCTCGAAAGCTATTCGCTGCACCTGGCGGAGCATAAAGACGGTGAAGATACGGCCAATCCTATTGCTCAGATCGATTCCCGACTGGCCAGCTACGTGAGCCACCGAAACGATCACTTTCGCGTTCTCAAGCGGTTCTATTACAGTTCAGTTGCGTTCAGGGCGCTGGTTACGGGTGGCCTGCTGATCCTGGGAACATCGCTGGTCGTAAGTCGCCAACTGTCTTTGGGCCAGTTCGTTGCGTCGGAGCTGGTGATTGTACTCGTCACGGGAGCCGTTGATAAATTAACCTCCAGCATCGATACGATTTTCGACATGCTGGCTGGTGTCGAAAAAATTGCCGCTGTAACTGACTTACCGATAGAAACTGATACAACGACACATGCTTAA
- a CDS encoding TolC family protein, with product MRSFVRQFCFWSLLLWTGSVVGQQIPNRPATVRQPATPVATEVLSRTAISASGTSTGAVSWSITPPAGTSASDTVPVFTAEEFYQAVLQHHPIVRQAGLLSQEAQAQVQQARGAFDPRLFSDYKRKNFGNTLYYDKWQSGLVVPVLPGGLDVKMGYDRNMGKYLNPEYTVPPTGLIAFGVSVPVSQGLLIDARRNTLRQAQLGINLADADRLSLINKTILDAAKAYWDWYLGYQQFRWIERGYQLAQTRFIAIRRQTLIGDTAPIDTTEALITVQDRQVQLQQAVVDLQNTRLGLTAFLWSAKDNATPQPVDLPLAVIPQAAPPNQIDQVQLQELLNRAAQQHPDLIKLASKQQQLTIEERYRRALLLPKVSVEASLLSRGPLSEANYDGSNAYGFQADNHKIGVDLAFPLFLRAERGKLRQVQLQNQQTGLERQQTGRDIVNQVQQAWNELAALERQIVTQQQTMANQDRLVRAEVEKFQLGESSLFLVNSREAKLIDYQIKLEELRSKQQKALANLWYAAGTSIGTR from the coding sequence ATGAGATCATTCGTTCGTCAGTTCTGTTTCTGGAGCCTGCTGCTCTGGACAGGATCGGTAGTTGGGCAACAGATCCCCAACCGTCCGGCTACGGTTCGCCAGCCCGCGACTCCGGTAGCCACCGAAGTCCTGTCGAGAACGGCTATATCGGCGTCAGGTACGTCGACCGGGGCGGTGTCGTGGTCGATCACTCCTCCGGCAGGTACGTCCGCATCCGATACAGTACCCGTATTTACGGCAGAGGAATTTTACCAGGCTGTTTTACAGCATCATCCGATTGTCAGACAGGCTGGTTTGCTGAGTCAGGAAGCACAGGCGCAGGTGCAGCAGGCCCGTGGCGCATTCGATCCCCGGTTATTTTCGGACTATAAGCGCAAGAATTTCGGGAATACGCTCTACTACGATAAGTGGCAGTCGGGTTTGGTCGTGCCCGTTTTGCCGGGTGGCCTCGATGTAAAGATGGGGTACGACCGGAACATGGGTAAGTACCTGAATCCTGAATATACCGTTCCGCCCACGGGCCTGATCGCGTTTGGGGTGAGCGTACCGGTTTCGCAGGGATTGCTCATCGATGCCCGCCGGAACACCCTTCGGCAAGCGCAGTTGGGTATCAACCTGGCCGACGCCGATCGGCTGTCGCTTATCAACAAAACGATCCTGGACGCGGCCAAGGCGTATTGGGACTGGTATCTGGGTTATCAGCAGTTTCGCTGGATCGAGCGCGGCTATCAATTGGCCCAAACGCGCTTCATCGCCATTCGGCGGCAGACGCTGATCGGTGACACGGCGCCCATCGATACCACCGAAGCCCTGATCACGGTTCAGGACCGGCAGGTCCAACTTCAGCAAGCGGTTGTTGATCTGCAAAATACCCGCCTGGGTTTAACTGCCTTTTTGTGGAGTGCGAAGGACAATGCCACTCCTCAACCCGTCGATTTGCCACTTGCCGTTATTCCGCAGGCGGCTCCGCCGAATCAGATCGATCAGGTTCAACTTCAGGAGCTGCTCAACCGAGCTGCTCAACAGCACCCGGACCTGATCAAACTGGCCAGTAAACAACAGCAGCTAACCATCGAGGAGCGATACCGACGGGCCTTACTGTTACCGAAAGTATCGGTTGAAGCCAGTCTGCTGAGCCGGGGTCCTCTTTCGGAAGCCAACTACGACGGATCGAATGCGTATGGTTTTCAGGCCGATAACCACAAGATTGGGGTCGATCTGGCCTTTCCGCTGTTTCTGCGCGCCGAACGGGGTAAACTCCGGCAGGTCCAGCTCCAGAACCAGCAGACCGGTCTGGAACGGCAACAAACCGGTCGCGATATTGTCAACCAGGTGCAACAAGCCTGGAACGAGCTGGCCGCGCTGGAACGGCAGATTGTTACTCAGCAGCAAACGATGGCCAATCAGGATCGGTTGGTCCGTGCCGAAGTTGAAAAATTTCAGCTTGGTGAGAGTTCGTTGTTTCTGGTCAATAGCCGGGAAGCAAAACTCATCGACTATCAGATCAAGTTGGAAGAGTTACGCTCTAAACAACAGAAGGCACTGGCTAACTTGTGGTACGCAGCCGGCACCAGCATCGGTACGCGCTAG
- a CDS encoding Na+/H+ antiporter, which yields MLHLFPYYLALIIIIVLLIMLANRIKVAYPILLVLAGLGISFVPGVPLIQIDPELIFVIFLPPLLYEAAWAISWKELWKWRRIIGSFAFIVVFLTSFAVAWASSMFVPGFTLALGFLLGGIVSPPDAVSAGAILKFVNIPKRLESMLQGESLLNDASSLIIFRFALIAVSTGHFIVQDAALSFGWMVFGGVAIGLAIAYLFFKLHTLLPTDANTDLVLTLVAPYVMYIAAESVHSSGVLSVVSGGLLLSQRRHLFLSSTSRLRAVNVWESLSFILNGLVFMLIGLDLPEITAGLDGVSTITAVGYGLLITAVLIISRLLSAFGAIVVTMIARNFITVADSTYPGIKGPFVLGWAGMRGVVSLAAALSIPVHLSDGVAFPQRNLILFITFIVILSTLLLQGLTLPYLIRVFRLPDSDHHLPEEEDYHLMYKKLVAESLTHLKTEYAAQVNEHPALQQLVRKWEDSNQLLDDELQTSDHKAIYLQLLDQQRQWLRQWNKDPVTNEEVVRKHLLRLDLEEERVHYL from the coding sequence ATGCTTCATCTTTTCCCGTATTATTTAGCCCTTATCATTATCATCGTGCTCTTGATCATGCTGGCCAACAGGATCAAAGTGGCGTACCCTATCTTGCTGGTACTGGCCGGTTTAGGGATTAGTTTCGTGCCGGGCGTACCGCTAATTCAAATCGACCCCGAACTTATTTTCGTTATTTTTCTGCCACCCCTTTTGTACGAAGCCGCCTGGGCCATCTCCTGGAAAGAACTCTGGAAGTGGCGACGGATTATTGGCAGCTTCGCGTTTATCGTCGTGTTTTTGACGTCGTTTGCCGTGGCCTGGGCGTCCAGTATGTTTGTTCCGGGCTTTACGCTGGCGCTGGGGTTTCTGCTGGGAGGCATCGTGTCACCACCCGACGCGGTGAGTGCCGGGGCTATTCTGAAATTTGTCAACATACCCAAACGACTGGAATCCATGCTTCAGGGCGAAAGTCTGCTCAATGACGCATCGAGCTTAATTATCTTCCGATTTGCCCTCATTGCCGTGAGTACCGGGCATTTTATCGTGCAGGATGCAGCCCTTAGTTTCGGCTGGATGGTGTTCGGCGGTGTAGCGATCGGGTTAGCCATTGCCTACCTCTTTTTCAAGCTGCACACCCTACTCCCAACCGACGCCAACACCGATCTTGTGCTTACACTGGTCGCGCCCTATGTGATGTACATTGCAGCCGAATCGGTCCATAGTTCGGGCGTGCTGAGCGTGGTTAGCGGGGGTTTGCTCCTATCCCAGCGACGGCATCTTTTCCTGAGCAGTACCAGTCGGTTGCGGGCCGTCAATGTGTGGGAATCGCTGAGTTTTATTCTGAATGGACTGGTGTTCATGCTCATTGGGCTGGACCTCCCCGAAATCACCGCCGGCCTGGATGGGGTCAGTACGATCACCGCCGTTGGCTACGGTTTGCTGATCACGGCGGTACTGATCATTAGCAGATTACTGTCGGCTTTCGGGGCTATTGTCGTCACCATGATTGCCCGAAATTTCATAACCGTCGCTGATTCAACGTATCCGGGTATCAAAGGCCCTTTTGTATTGGGCTGGGCTGGTATGCGCGGGGTCGTGTCGCTGGCAGCCGCCTTGTCTATTCCGGTTCACCTGAGCGATGGTGTCGCGTTTCCGCAACGAAACCTTATCCTTTTCATTACGTTCATCGTCATTTTGTCGACGCTGCTGCTACAGGGTCTGACCCTGCCCTACCTGATCCGGGTCTTCCGGTTGCCAGACTCCGATCACCACTTACCCGAAGAGGAAGACTACCATCTGATGTATAAAAAGCTGGTTGCCGAAAGTCTGACTCATCTCAAAACCGAGTATGCCGCGCAGGTGAACGAGCATCCCGCCCTACAGCAACTGGTCAGAAAATGGGAAGACAGCAATCAGTTGCTCGACGATGAATTGCAAACGTCCGATCACAAGGCCATTTACCTGCAACTGCTTGATCAGCAGCGCCAGTGGTTACGCCAGTGGAACAAAGACCCCGTAACCAACGAAGAAGTCGTCCGCAAGCATTTACTGCGATTGGACTTAGAAGAAGAACGGGTTCATTATCTGTAA
- a CDS encoding DEAD/DEAH box helicase, whose amino-acid sequence MITPQQQTQFLTNLGISALNPMQEAAQKAIRQDNDTFLIAPTGSGKTVGFLLPLLSLLKPDQTTVQCLILAPSRELAMQIEQVWKKMGTGYKVNVCYGGHPVEIEVKNLSNPPAVLIGTPGRIADHITRRTFSLDGIHTLILDEFDKSLALGFHDEMDFIVGGLRNLRKRVLVSATSGISIPDFIRLNAPTKLTFTAEPDDQAGLTTKVVYSVSKDKVDTLFQLLCSLDSEAALIFCNHRDAAERTSELLAERGIRSLVYHGGMEQADRERALIQFRNGSTRYLVTTDLAARGLDIPEMKYVIHYHLPLQEHEFTHRNGRTARMHASGTAYVILSSEETPPAYLDASLDEFVLPADGPAGPTLPAPPEYVTLYVSGGKKNKLNKVDIVGFLSQKGQLDKGDLGLIEVKDFISFAAVKQAKVQALLARISQEKMKGKKYKIEVAR is encoded by the coding sequence ATGATAACCCCTCAGCAACAAACACAATTCCTGACTAACCTGGGAATTTCGGCTTTGAACCCGATGCAGGAAGCTGCCCAGAAGGCGATCCGGCAGGACAACGATACGTTTTTGATTGCCCCTACCGGCTCCGGCAAAACGGTCGGGTTTTTATTGCCATTACTCAGTCTGCTTAAACCGGATCAGACAACCGTTCAGTGCCTGATCCTGGCCCCCTCCCGCGAACTGGCGATGCAGATCGAGCAGGTCTGGAAAAAAATGGGAACGGGCTACAAAGTGAACGTGTGTTACGGGGGGCATCCGGTCGAGATCGAGGTCAAGAACCTGAGCAATCCACCCGCGGTTCTGATCGGTACGCCCGGTCGCATTGCCGATCACATTACCCGCCGGACGTTTTCGCTGGATGGCATTCATACGCTGATCCTGGACGAATTCGACAAATCGCTGGCCCTGGGGTTCCATGACGAGATGGATTTTATCGTCGGTGGGTTACGTAATCTTCGGAAACGGGTACTGGTTTCGGCGACATCAGGCATTAGCATTCCCGATTTTATCCGGCTCAACGCGCCAACCAAACTAACCTTCACGGCGGAACCTGACGATCAGGCGGGGTTAACAACAAAAGTGGTCTATTCAGTCTCAAAGGATAAGGTCGATACGTTGTTTCAGTTACTTTGCTCACTCGATTCGGAAGCCGCGCTGATCTTCTGTAACCACCGGGATGCTGCCGAACGAACCAGCGAATTGCTGGCCGAGCGGGGCATTCGTTCGCTGGTCTACCACGGCGGTATGGAGCAGGCCGACCGTGAACGGGCGCTGATCCAATTTCGCAATGGCAGTACCCGCTATCTGGTCACGACCGATCTGGCCGCCCGTGGTCTCGACATTCCCGAAATGAAATACGTGATCCACTACCATCTGCCCTTGCAGGAACACGAGTTCACGCACCGGAATGGCCGAACGGCCCGGATGCACGCGTCGGGAACGGCCTACGTAATTTTGTCCTCCGAAGAGACGCCCCCGGCTTATCTGGACGCGTCGCTCGACGAGTTCGTTCTTCCAGCCGATGGACCAGCCGGACCAACGCTGCCTGCCCCCCCGGAGTACGTGACTCTTTACGTCAGTGGCGGAAAGAAGAATAAGCTCAACAAAGTCGATATCGTCGGCTTTCTTTCCCAGAAGGGACAACTCGACAAAGGTGATTTGGGGCTAATCGAAGTCAAGGATTTTATCTCATTTGCCGCCGTCAAACAGGCTAAAGTGCAGGCGCTCCTGGCCAGAATCAGCCAGGAAAAGATGAAAGGAAAGAAGTACAAAATTGAAGTAGCACGCTAA